AACTGCACCGCTCCTCCAACAAGACGCCGCTGCTAACATGGCTCTGAACACACTGCTCGCCACCTTTTTGTGCACCATCGTCCTTCCCATCCTGCTGTTTCTGGTGGCGCTGAAGCTGTGGGAGGTTTACATGATCCGAGGCAGAGACCAGAGCTGCCCCAGCCCGCTGCCCCCCGGGTCCATGGGCTTACCCTTCATTGGAGAGACGCTGCAGCTCATTCTCCAGGTAAACGCACCTCACTTACTGAGTGCTactctcacacacccacacgtGGATGAGGATGCTCCTGACACCTAGAGgaaatgtgattttaaactTAGATGGCGTTTGTCTGTTCTCATGTTggttaataaatagcactggttTTAACTTTCTGCACTTCCATGCGACACTTATGGCATCTACAGGGTTAAAAATCTATTAAATGTACGCCAATATGCAATTTTAATTGAAGTGTACCATTATAAGACGGCTAAATCCaattttaaaaattataatCTGTGAATTAATGACCGTTGTATTGTTTGTTAATTTTAAAcattgatgtttacattttatttgttattcAGATTTTGCGTTGTGTGTAGGGTTTTATCTGTATGATCTACAGAGCTGTATCAGTGTCAGTTTATTCATGGTTTTGCACTGGTTTGTATGCGTATCCATGTTTGCAGAGGAGAAAGTTTCTGCGGATGAAGCGGCAGAAGTACGGTTACATCTACCGCACACACCTCTTCGGGAATCCCACGGTGCGCGTGACCGGAGCGGATAACGTCAGGCAGATTCTGCTGGGGGAGCACAGGCTCGTGTCCGTGCAGTGGCCCGCCTCTGTGCGCACTATCCTGGGCTCGGATACACTGTCTAACGTGCACGGAGCGCAACACAAGACTAAGAAAAAGGTAAGTTAGGATTTCATCTGAAAGCCTCCttgttttaatttcagtgtgatGTGAAACTACAGTCTCGGAAGTGGATACATGATCTACTTTTGCGTTACCATTTGCTCAGCACAGTTTGAAACGACTATTAActcttaaaataataaacatgcCCTGTTGTCTACTTAAAGTAAATTTATAGTTGATAGATTTGTCAGTAAAATGAGGAgcaaatattattttcttcctctTGCTTGCttgatcttaatttattttaggGATCACTGCAACTACCATAATTGTTGTAATTGTTTAAATTCATTAAGTAACAAATAATCTTTTCAATACTGTGTTTGATAATCACTGAACAAATAAGTAGCCAGAGTCATTTGTGATCATTGGAGtttaaacacttaattttctgtaCACAAGTGAAAAACTCTGCTTCTacagttaaaacatttttcagtcaAAACAACTTTATGTTAAGGATTTCACATAAAGTAGTGTCTGCATATTAATACAGTACAATAGAAGTACAAGTAACTTTTGAAAATGCTTGAAATAAATAGATTGGCACTTTGAAATATTCATAATGTACTGGCAGACTCTTTCCCTTGCTCAAAGGAAAATAAACTAAGGGCTGAATTATGAATAAATTACTTGAAAATGAGATGTTTGTAGTGTACTAAGACAACATAATAAGAAAGTGAGAAATTTATAAGGATAATGGTATGCCCTCCTCCAGGCCATCATGCGAGCTTTCTCCACCGAGGCTCTGGAGCTCTATGTCCCCGTCATTCAGGAGGAGGTGCGGGCTGCAGTGAGGGAGTGGGTGGCCAAGGACTCCTGCATACTGGTCTACCCAGAGATGAAGCGGCTGATGTTCCGCATAGCCATGAGGATCCTCCTGGGCTTTGAGCCGGAGCAGATCAAGACGGACGAGCAGCAGCTGGTGGAAGCTTTCGAGGAAATGATCAAAAATCTGTTCTCTCTGCCCATCGACGTGCCTTTCAGTGGACTGTACAGAGTAAGAGATGAACACACTGCCTAACAGCTGTGCTTTCTTTATCTAACCTTTTTAAGATGTGGATCAAATTATAAAATTAATGGTGAGACAACACGTGTAGATGCGTGACTGTCAGTCGTGACTATGGATAGTTTAATTAACTGAGTAATGTTAGAGTTAAAGCTGAAGAACCATACCTTTTGATTTTGAATATTATATGATACCCAACCACATATAAATGTATGCAGAAAAAGCCATCTTTCACTGTGGAGCATTACCTAACTCAAACAAATTAATCTAGATTAACTAGTAAATGAAAGGAAGAAAATGGCTGCCTGTAGTGTAAATGGACTGTAGTAAATagcacaaaacattcaaaaacttGGTAAGGTCcttttttaagtcaaaacaaacacatcacatgaGGCAAGCAGCAAAGTGAAATGGTTGATAAATGaatgtgtctgtatgtagatatgCAGTAACAAGTGACTGCAAGCGTCAGTCCAATTCATCTTCTGACAttgtttttctcctctgccCTCCACTTGTCCTTCCCTCCCCTTTTTTCCACCTATTCTCTGTCAATCCCTACTCCCCCTGCCATCTTCCTGTCCTCCAGGGTCTGAAGGCAAGGAACTTCATCCACTCTAAGATAGAAGAGAACATCAAGAAGAAGGTTCAGGAGTCAGACAAGGAGTCCAAACACAGAGACGCTCTGCAGCAGCTCATAGACAACAGCAAGAAGAACGGGGAACCATTCAGCATGCAGGTAGAGACATTATCTGGACACATCCACTTTGTCCAACTACACATATGAAAAAACACACTATCCTTCCAGTAAAGTACACTGTCTTGGTTAGGGACTGAACCAttctttttgtctgtattgCTGTGTCCAGGCCATTAAGGAATCTGCTACAGAGCTGTTGTTTGGAGGCCATGAAACCACAGCCAGCACAGCCACCTCTCTGGTCATGTTCTTGGGCCTGAACCCTGAAGTTGTGGATAAACTGAGGCAGGAACTGATGGACAAGGTAATTCCACTGCACAACTTAACTTCTATATGCTGTTGTTTCAAGACTCTTGATAGTGGCTGTTAgaatgcagggttttttttgttttgttttgctgaacATTAACACACAATCTAGTGCAAATTAATGTTTGTCTCATTCATGTGAccattttacaaaaaataatacaatgaaCAGTCATGTTTAATCCTTAAGCACGAGCAGGAAAAGGTAACTCCTGACCTTGCAAACAGTGGTTGCCTGAAAAATGTCTTCACTCAGAGTCTACATACTACCTTTTTCGTGAGCTTTCAACCCCATCTCATGGTCGTCTTGGCAAATTCAGTTTGCTAAGTTGTCAAACTCACTCACGTGATGATATCTGGGctatctccatgacaactgagcagacagtatataaagtatgtaaagtcaaaatcaaaagtcagtgctgacttttagtttcacatgggacacaaacagctgtctcctgggtcaaaTTCCTGTGATTTGACCCATCCTCAACCCCAGCCTACCACCACTCTGCTCTTTATACAACCTATGAGGTTGTAACAGTAACCACTGCCCATTGCGTGACTTGTTGAACCAGGGAgtttgtgtgtccaccatgaCCAAGGATCCTAATTGTCTTTCcactggcattgtttccgtggtgcGGGCACgtcattttaacacattaaatGTGCCACCACTATGTAAGGTGGTGTGAAGAAGTCCAGGTCATTTCCAGTATTTCTGTAGATCAGGTTGTAGTAGTTCACACGGAAGCTTTCTTGGTAAAGCTAATTAGTATCAGATGTGTTAAAcccagatcaggagccagatcATGAAGCCAGGTCAGGTGAacagtgtttgattttcttAATGTGCTTTGAGTTACTGTGTAACAAGGCTTGTCTTAAGTTGTAAGGCCAGCAAACAAGTGAAGTATGAATAGATGGTTTTCAGTATGTGGTCTGATTCAATCATTATGATTACTACTGTATATAAAATCACTATTCTGAAACCAGTCTGGGTTCAATGAACAGCCAGCACTATCCCATTCCTCACCAACTATCATTACACTTTGGTTAATACTGACCTCCACTTTTCCTCACATGCAAATTCTTCTCTGTTTTCAGGAGGAGCAGGGGATGGACCTCCACAGTCTGAACATTGAGTCCTTGGAGCAGTTAAAATACACAGGCTGTGTCATTAAAGAGACTCTACGGATCAACCCTCCTGTTCCTGGAGGCTTCAGAGTGGCCCTCAAGACCTTTGAACTCAATGTAAGTTAACAAAGATCTCTGAAACCAGATCTGTAAATGGCAGATTGAAGAGACCCACCTGAAAACCTGTATCAAACTGTCTGCTTACTGATAATTTCCCATCACATCTTCAGGGTTACCAAATTCCCAAAGGCTGGAATGTCATCTACAGCATCTGTGACACCCATGATGTGGCAGAGATCTTCCCCAACAAGGAAGACTTCCAGCCAGAGCGCTTCATGACCAAACCCTCGGCCGACTCCTCCAGATTCCAGTACATCCCGTTCGGAGGGGGCTCCAGGATGTGTGTGGGGAAAGAGTTTGCCAAGGTTCTGCTGAAGATCTTCCTAGTGGAAGTGGTCACAAAGTGTCACTGGACTCTTTTAAATGGGCCACCCACCATGAAAACAGGACCTACTGTCTATCCTGTGGACAATCTGCCAACCAAATTTACCAGCTATGAACAAAATTAAACCGAGATAATGATTAGTTTCCTAAAGCCAGTGTAGAGTGAATTATGAGGTCTCCCAAAAGTCTCAGATTAGCTGTTTTACCTCCAAATCCACAGGAAACTACAGTAAATTATAGCTACTTGGGGAATTTTTGGAAATTCCCAGTGCTCTAAAAAGAAACTGATCAAAGGCCACATTTTCACGTTATGTTCGTTATCCTGATCTTTTGGACTTATGTCAATGTAGATTTTATATCATGACATGAATTGTACATATTGTAGATGACTCAAGAacgtattttacattttatatgaTGTTAATACATTGGATTTGTATATGATTTGTTTGAACAAACTAAACGAGAGGCACTATACCCAGACATGGAACACTTTAATCAGCTCAGAGGTGTATCTATAGGATTATGTACATATGTAATGTAGAGTCTGTTTATATAACTTTTGTATCTTACACCAACCTATTTAAGTGATTTATGTAATACTGTTTGGgctttttatttaataaaactgttttgcaaaaaatcttgttttttcttgtttcatttaaatgaaAGGGTTAAATTGTAATGTACAACAAGAATATCACAATATCCCATttgaagaaaaacacaaattcacgTTTTTTGAGTGGAGAAGATTTTGATACCAGGAATGTCTGTATCAACTACAGAGCAGGAATCAGGTTAGCCTAGATTAGCAGAAAGACTGCAAGCATGGGCTGGGAGTTAGCTTGGCTCTTTTCAAGATTCAAAAATATACTGGTGAAGCTCACcgattaatgtgtgtgtgtggtgtggagTTAGAAAGAAATGAGCTCAGCAAAGCTCTGTAGCCTACTCCACATCTCTGTTTaaggctacattatctgctacTTGCaaagagtgctccagggatgactttttatattttctttctactaagCTACATCCACCAATCATACCACTGCGCAGAGTGAAGCTTGCATCTACTCTACACCTGCCACTGAGGTAGCTAAAGTTAAAGCTCAGCCACAGATGACACCATAGATGTTAACATCATGTACTGTCATGAGCAGGAGCCTcatgtccatgagtagatgcacgcttccttctgtgtggtgagtTGTGTGGGTTcgatggaaagaaaatagttcctacatgaaacttctCACAACAAGGACTGTGGATTAACTTGAGTAaccaagtcatgatttctggaaagagacattattgctgagtttttccaaatgtcttttttttttttagtgctttgagcaccacaagccaagtgccatctagtttcattacattagagagaaggcagacatctctacaaccaatatctccaacaccctgcaactcacactaaaatcatctcgactgataaatagcactacagttaagagggaaaatatgtctTTTGGATTTCTGGGGAGACATGTCGCTTTAAGGAAAACTTAGATTAAAATTTCTAAAAGGTTTACTGTAGGACTCATGTTGATATGCAATCACAACATGATAATAGCACACTaattaataaacacaaaatataatgaaaatatAAGGTTTAATGAAGTCATTAGTGATCTGATTGTGTTTGAAAATGACGAGATAAAGAGCAGCTCTCTATGGTTTATTTGCATCAGGTAAAGCTTGCTGATGACTTAATGATGATGAGTTAATGTATCTACTCTGTAGACACAGAGGGTGGGTggtcctgacacacacacacacacacacagacacatacacattccATTATCCTTACAGAATCAATAAGTTGTGAGGAGAAAAGGAAAATAGGAGAGAAATCTGGAACCCATAGAAGGAGGGAAAGCAGAGCAGAGGGCTGATGACCCTGGCAGATGAGCAGGCAGAGGGTGAAACAGAGTTCATACTGATCAGTTCAGTTTCAGGGCACTGAACTGTTAGAGCCTTCAGGAGAATAGTGGAAGTAGGTCAGTAGCATGGGGTACACATTTACTGTGGGGTCAGAGATAACATTCTGACATTTAGGATAACATGCAGTTAACGGTTTGCTGTTAGATGTGTTTATGGTGCAGTGGTCAGTGAAAAGCAGTGTTTAAATAGATCACTTGGTTGGAGGAAAGGGTGTGTAGCTGGTAAAAAAAGTTCAGCTGATGATATGAGTGGTGAAAAAGTTCAATATTCTTTAAacaagtaaagtaaaataaagtgtatgggattcattttgtctttttttttgttaataaagACACCAAGGAACAATAACTGCAATCCAAACTGattattattacaaaatatCATAAGAGTTGTTCACTTATCTGTGCATGTAGATTCACAGTAACCATGGCTCAGTTCTGTGTATGTGGTCCACAGAGTTATCCAGATTAGAGTGTTGATGGTTTGACATGAGTCTGGATTTTTTGGTTCTTTGATGCTAGTTCAGTTTATATCTGGAAATGTTGACAGAGCAACAAGTCATTAAGCTCAGACATGCAAAAGTGCAACTTAATAATAGTTAGCTGGACAATGACCCAGACGTGTTACTGTGAACCACATACATGAAATCATTTTCAGATAGAAATGGCTCGCTTTCCTAGATTCATAATGAAAGAGTGTTGATATAATTATGAGAACAAGGAGGTTATTGTAAAATCACCATGATCTGTaattataacaataaaaatgtcataatgacAATGGACCTGTAATTATGCATTCCATCATtccttcatccattcattcattcatttttcatagCCGCTTATCCTGTCACagggagcctatcccagctgacattggatgagaggtggggtacagtctggacaggttgccagactatcacagggctgacacatagaaacagacaaccattcacactcacattcatacTTTCcaccaatttagagtcaccaattaacctgcatgtcttttgactgtGGAAAGAACCCGGAGAAAACTCACAATGACATggggaaaacatacaaactctgcacagaagggctcccctacGACACAGGAACTTTCTTGCTGTGAGGGaataatgctaaccactgcaccactgtgccgcaaTTATACATGATGaagcaaaataaattaaaaataaacctaaCTAGTTTGAGACACTGTGAGCAAAAATATATAAACTCAACCACAGGATTCtgaatgttaaaatattaatagGGCCAGATCATATGGCATTTAATTTAGAATCAAAATGGGGAGTTGTCATTTGAATACTAAAATGCATTAATGATTAAGTGCTCAAAATTGTTCATGAAATTAAAGCTGCTTTTTAAGAGATTTTAGTAAGGTTCTGTTCCCTACCAGTCTTATCACTATCACGTAAAAGTGATACACCCACGGGGGAAAACCTGCACCCGTCATGCATCGATGTCACTCATAGTCTGCCCACCTTCACTAGTAATATTTAACTGTTTAACAGTGatgaaacaacagaaacactgtGGAGCACGTTATAGATCAAAATGTTGTATAGCCAGGCAGGAACACAAATAAACCAGGCTCTCTGAATATCTGCTTAACCTGGTTTCTCTAAGTAACCTGGTAATTTAGGTGCATGTAGTCACACTGATTGACTGATTTGTTATAAACAGTGGTGTTgtggagggtatacacaggTATATGGGGTATTCCACCTCCTCGTCTAGCTGCTTAAAGTATACCCAACTATCACCCAAAAAGCCgttggaatatataggagagtatacccacttcctcctctgtaacctaccCGTGTAGTACACCACCTAacaaccactacaccactggttcTAAATTGTTGTCAGTCTAAACAGCAACATGAAACATTGTAATGAGGGATGTCAGTTACAGTTAATTTTGCTTACAATAGCCTGACATCAATTATTTTAGCAACAAATTGGTtgatttttagaaaaaaaaaaacaactaaaaattaCATGAAATACAAAAGGTCTCTCTTTTTAGTGTGGCGCTCTACTGACTAAGTGAGCTTAAGTACTGCATTTCAAAGCTCTGACCATTAAGAGGTGCTGAAAttataatgttttgtgatgtaaatgtcttggcttttattttgttttctgctggctttgctgacagacagtcGGCTAacaacattaaagggatagtgcacccaaaaatgaaaattcagccattatctactcacccatatgcggagggaggctcaggtgaagttttagagtcctcacatcccttgcggagatcccaggggagaggggtagcaacacaactccacctaatggaggctcaCGGCGCCTCAggttcaaacgtccaaaaacacataattgaaaccacaaaatatctccatattgcttgtccgtagtgatcctagtgtcctgaagcccagacataaaaagttgtttggaaaaacgtcatttgaactctgtttttagccgcATTGTAGGCTGTAGCTCTAACGGCCTCtctggatctccgcaagggatgtgaggattctaaaccatcacctgagcctccctcggcatatgggtgagtagataatggctgaattttcatttttgcgtgcactatccttttaacAAGTGGAAAGCACCCAtggcccaccctccagtctccactggttagctaacgttagctctgcACTGCGCAGCACCTGAGTTGGGTCTGACCTAATATTAGCTTG
The nucleotide sequence above comes from Epinephelus lanceolatus isolate andai-2023 chromosome 21, ASM4190304v1, whole genome shotgun sequence. Encoded proteins:
- the cyp26a1 gene encoding cytochrome P450 26A1, coding for MALNTLLATFLCTIVLPILLFLVALKLWEVYMIRGRDQSCPSPLPPGSMGLPFIGETLQLILQRRKFLRMKRQKYGYIYRTHLFGNPTVRVTGADNVRQILLGEHRLVSVQWPASVRTILGSDTLSNVHGAQHKTKKKAIMRAFSTEALELYVPVIQEEVRAAVREWVAKDSCILVYPEMKRLMFRIAMRILLGFEPEQIKTDEQQLVEAFEEMIKNLFSLPIDVPFSGLYRGLKARNFIHSKIEENIKKKVQESDKESKHRDALQQLIDNSKKNGEPFSMQAIKESATELLFGGHETTASTATSLVMFLGLNPEVVDKLRQELMDKEEQGMDLHSLNIESLEQLKYTGCVIKETLRINPPVPGGFRVALKTFELNGYQIPKGWNVIYSICDTHDVAEIFPNKEDFQPERFMTKPSADSSRFQYIPFGGGSRMCVGKEFAKVLLKIFLVEVVTKCHWTLLNGPPTMKTGPTVYPVDNLPTKFTSYEQN